The Vanessa atalanta chromosome 24, ilVanAtal1.2, whole genome shotgun sequence genome has a segment encoding these proteins:
- the LOC125073404 gene encoding vesicular inhibitory amino acid transporter, which produces MLNLGRIKLPPLKNVLDVAMQTVRQQVPEKPGPPPRPPQNVRFANMDMGESCELSTMNETTSPTYQSTNPTNPFLSGELQAEDSFTSYQNTYPQQDGAPRTQSMQSVDFYASSEEGGFEEGGGKPGAKINEFQAAWNVTNAIQGMFVVSLPFAVLQGGYWAIAAMIGIAHICCYTGKILVECLYEDDPVSGQRVRVRDSYVSIAKECFGRKYGAKIVNVAQIIELLMTCILYVVVCGDLMIGTFPDGSIDTRSWMMLIGIFLLPLAFLKSLKSVSMLSFWCTMSHLIINAIVLGYCILYIGDWGWSKVKWSLDFENFPISLGVIVFSYTSQIFLPTLEGNMEDRSRFEWMLNWSHIAAAAFKSIFGYLCFLTFQNDTQQVITNNLRSAGFKGLVNFFLVVKAVLSYPLPYYAACDLMERVLFRGKPKTIFPPIYALDGELKVWGLAWRLGVIMFTILMAIFIPHFAILMGFIGSFTGTMLSFIWPAYFHLKLKGNQLETTTIAYDYFIIALGVLFGIIGMWDSGSALVKAFKIGLPF; this is translated from the exons atgctcaacCTCGGGCGTATCAAGTTACCGCCGCTCAAAAATGTACTGGATGTGGCTATGCAGACTGTTAGGCAGCAGGTGCCTGAGAAGCCTGGCCCTCCACCACGTCCTCCTCAAAATGTTCGATTTGCAAATATGg ACATGGGAGAGAGCTGTGAACTGTCGACCATGAACGAGACGACTTCACCGACATACCAATCTACTAATCCAACAAATCCATTCTTGAGTGGAGAACTGCAGGCTGAAGATTCTTTTACCAGTTACCAGAACACCTACCCTCAACAAGATGGAGCTCCGAG GACTCAAAGCATGCAAAGTGTTGATTTTTACGCTTCATCTGAAGAAGGAGGCTTTGAAGAAGGTGGTGGTAAGCCAGGTGCAAAGATTAATGAGTTTCAAGCCGCTTGGAACGTCACCAACGCAATccag GGTATGTTCGTGGTTTCGTTGCCTTTTGCAGTTCTACAAGGTGGATATTGGGCAATAGCTGCTATGATTGGAATTGCTCACATCTGCTGTTATACAGGTAAGATTCTGGTTGAATGCCTGTACGAAGATGATCCAGTTTCCGGCCAGCGAGTGCGTGTTCGTGATTCTTACGTTAGCATTGCTAAGGAGTGCTTTGGAAGGAAATACGGTGCAAAAATTGTGAACGTCGCTCAAATTATCGAGCTCCTCATGACTTGTATCCTGTACGTCGTTGTCTGTGGTGATCTTATGATCGGTACCTTTCCTGATGGCTCTATTGATACCCGTTCTTGGATGATGTTGATCGGTATATTCTTGTTACCGCTTGCTTTCTTGAAGTCACTCAAAAGTGTCAGTATGTTATCCTTCTGGTGTACCATGAGCCatcttattattaatgcaaTTGTACTCGGTTACTGCATTCTTTATATCGGTGACTGGGGTTGGTCAAAAGTCAAATGGTCTTTAGATTTTGAAAACTTCCCCATCAGTTTGGgtgttattgtattttcttataCGTCACAAATTTTCTTGCCCACGCTAGAAGGTAACATGGAAGATCGATCTCGCTTCGAATGGATGTTGAATTGGTCGCATATAGCTGCAGCGGCTTTTAAGTCTATCTTCGGATATCTGTGCTTCTTAACCTTTCAAAACGATACCCAGCAGGTTATAACAAATAACCTCCGTTCTGCTGGATTTAAAGGGCTGGTAAATTTCTTCTTGGTAGTCAAAGCAGTACTAAGTTACCCATTGCCATATTACGCGGCATGTGATTTGATGGAAAGAGTTTTGTTCAGAGGCAAGCCAAAAACAATATTTCCTCCAATTTATGCTTTAGATGGAGAACTGAAAGTATGGGGACTGGCTTGGAGGTTAGGAGTTATCATGTTCACGATTCTAATGGCTATATTCATTCCCCACTTCGCTATCCTTATGGGTTTTATTGGCAGTTTCACGGGCACCATGTTGAGTTTCATATGGCCGGCCTACTTCCATCTTAAATTGAAAGGTAATCAATTGGAAACAACAACTATTGCCTATGACTACTTCATCATAGCCCTTGGCGTATTGTTCGGCATCATTGGGATGTGGGACTCGGGGTCTGCCCTCGTAAAAGCATTTAAAATCGGCTTGCCGTTCTAA